Within the Opitutaceae bacterium TAV5 genome, the region TCAGTAGCAATGACTTGCCAGTCACGTTCCAGAAAGCGTTCAGTTAACCCCAGCCCCAGGCCACGACTGGCCCCAATAATTAATGCAGCAGGTTGATTTGCCGACGTACTCATAAAATCTCCGGTTGTTCAGAAAAATGTTTTTTAATCAATGTGCTCAATACGGCTAAAGGAAATGAAAATTGAACAGAAGGGAACGGAGGGAACGAAGATTCGCTGGAGGCTGGCAGGCGGGTTGAGCGAAAGAACCATTTTCCATTTTGGAAAAAATTCCGGATACGGGACGGGTTACAGGAACCGGGACATCTTCGTTCCCTTCGTTATCTTCTGTTCAAAAACCAGGTTCCATAACACTCCAATGCCGGGTTGTTAGCACAGAACCGACCGCCCTGCGACAAACCCGACCGCCCCCTGCCTTCGCCCTTGTTCAGCCCCGCCTCATCCGCAACCTCGCCCGCACACACTCACCGCACCCGTTCATCTCCATCCATGAAAATCGACAACACCCTCACCCCGGCCAAACTCCTCAAGAAGACCGATCGCGTGTTCGATCTCGCCGGCCGGAAGATCGACCTCATCAACAAAACCTGGGACTCCGCCAACGGCACCCCCGTCTTCACCGTCCGCGGCAAATACACCTCGCGCGGCTGGACCGAGTGGACGCAGGGTTTCCAGTTCGGCATGGCGTTTCTCCAGTACGACGCCACCGGCGACGAGAAGTACCTGAAACTCGGCCGCGAAAAAACCCTCCGCTACATGGCCTCGCACGTCTCGCACGTCGGCGTGCATGACCACGGCTTCAACAACGTCTCCACCTACGGCAACCTCCGCCGCCTCATGCTCGAGGGGCAGATTCCCTTCAACCAGGACGAACTCAACTACGCCGAACTCGCGCTTAAAGTCTCCGGCGCCGTCCAGGCCGCCCGCTACGCCACCACCAACCAGACCGCCCCCTGGTCCCCCGTCGTCGGCAAGGGCCGCGCCCCCGTCGGTGTCGTGCCCTCCGGATACATCTACTCGTTCAACGGCCCGCAGTCGCTCTTCGCCGACACGATCCGCTCCATGCGCGCGCTCGTCGTCGCCCACCAGCTCGGCCACGTGCTCATGGGCGAAGGCGACAAGCCGATCAACCTCCTCCACCGCGCCATCGAACACGCCGCCACCACCGCCCGCTTCAACGTGTTCTACGGCCAGGGCCGCGACAGCTACGACGTGCGCGGACGCGTCGCCCACGAATCCATTTTCAATCGCAACGACGGCCAGTTCCGCTGCTCCTCCACGCAGCAGGGCTACTCCGCCTTCACCACCTGGACGCGCGGCGCCGCCTGGATCATCTGCGGTTATCCGGAACAGCTCGAATTCCTCGACACGATCAAGGGCAGCGAACTCGACGCCGTCGGCGGACGCCGCGCCGTGACCGACCTCTTTGTCGAGACCGCCCGCGCCACCGCCGACTACTACATCGACGGCTACTCCGCCAGGGATGGCATTCCTTACTGGGACAGTTGCGCGCTCAACACGCACAAACTCGGCGACTTCACCGCCAAACCCGCCGATCCCTTCAACCCGTGGGAACCGGTGGACAGCTCCGCCGCCGCCATTGCCGCGCAGGGTTTCATCCGCCTCGGCTTCTGGCTCCAGTCGAAAGGCGACAAGGCCGCCGGCAAACGCTACGTGCAGGCCGGCCTCACCGTGGCGAACACGCTCTTCGGCGACGCCTACCTCTCCACCGATCCGAAGCACCAGGGTCTGCTTCTGCACAGCGTCTATCACCGCCCCAACGGCTGGGATCACGTGCCGAAGGGCCAAAAAGTCCCCTGTGGCGAATCCTCGATGTGGGGCGACTACCACGCGATGGAGCTCGCGCTCCTGATCAAGCGTATCGCCGAAGGCGGCTACCTGACGTTCTTCTGACCCAATCCGTGGCGCGGGCGTCCCGCCCATGATTCAGAGGCCAGAGGCCAGAAGTCAGACTCCGGCCGCTATGGCCGCTGGTTGTCTGTCCTCTGGCCTCTGTCCTCCGGCTTCTGGCCTCTGTCCCCCGGCCTCAGCCGGTCGCTACGGTCGCCGGGCGATCATGCCGAGGGCGAGCCGGCGGCGGAGTTCCGCGCGGTTGGCCGCGTCGTGATAATCCACCGGATTGTAATCGTCGGTGAGCACGATTCCCTGTCGTTTGTTTCCGAATACGTGAACGGCACCCAGGGCCGCGAGGGCCCGGGTGCGCAGGTGCGGAGGGGCGTCCGCAAAATCGGGCCGGCGCAGGGGACGGGCGTCGGGGGTGTCCGTGGCCACC harbors:
- a CDS encoding glycosyl hydrolase, with the protein product MKIDNTLTPAKLLKKTDRVFDLAGRKIDLINKTWDSANGTPVFTVRGKYTSRGWTEWTQGFQFGMAFLQYDATGDEKYLKLGREKTLRYMASHVSHVGVHDHGFNNVSTYGNLRRLMLEGQIPFNQDELNYAELALKVSGAVQAARYATTNQTAPWSPVVGKGRAPVGVVPSGYIYSFNGPQSLFADTIRSMRALVVAHQLGHVLMGEGDKPINLLHRAIEHAATTARFNVFYGQGRDSYDVRGRVAHESIFNRNDGQFRCSSTQQGYSAFTTWTRGAAWIICGYPEQLEFLDTIKGSELDAVGGRRAVTDLFVETARATADYYIDGYSARDGIPYWDSCALNTHKLGDFTAKPADPFNPWEPVDSSAAAIAAQGFIRLGFWLQSKGDKAAGKRYVQAGLTVANTLFGDAYLSTDPKHQGLLLHSVYHRPNGWDHVPKGQKVPCGESSMWGDYHAMELALLIKRIAEGGYLTFF